From Clostridia bacterium, a single genomic window includes:
- a CDS encoding glycosyltransferase, giving the protein MITILCSGSRGDIQPYIALAQQLKKLGKDIRITGSKSFEGFIRSYGIDVYPIEADIETLNVDPKLLKAAGSSDNPLKMLLTFNKMKKYGVYMVNDYYSACEGSELIIYHPGCTIGYFAAQKFGIPSVLASPFPMHKTKEYLSVVMYGKTQSNILTKKVSYAMIQGMLWMASKNSVKGFWKKRFGEVPDNFGCPFERHTDKTHPAIVSCSNFVFKKPDDWNENIHQNGYWFVEEAIDYSPSDELAAFLSTGEKPVYIGFGSMTSIEKHDGLAEMAAEAIIKSGKRGIICGMGKPANLPKNIIAIDSIPHSWLFERVSAVCHHGGAGTTAAGFKAGIPSIVIPFSNDQFAWAHRAYDLGVAAKPIPKKELSADKLADAISFALTDKIVANAKALGKNIAAENGAMECAEIIVNCLER; this is encoded by the coding sequence ATGATTACGATTCTTTGTTCTGGTTCACGTGGCGATATTCAACCGTATATTGCTCTTGCACAGCAGCTAAAAAAGTTAGGGAAGGATATTCGCATCACCGGAAGCAAAAGCTTTGAAGGATTTATAAGGAGTTATGGAATAGATGTCTATCCAATAGAGGCAGATATTGAAACTTTGAACGTTGATCCAAAGCTTTTGAAAGCAGCCGGTTCATCTGATAATCCTTTAAAAATGCTTTTGACTTTCAATAAAATGAAGAAATATGGTGTTTACATGGTAAACGATTACTATTCAGCTTGCGAAGGAAGTGAGCTCATTATCTACCACCCAGGCTGTACTATCGGCTATTTCGCAGCACAAAAATTCGGTATTCCTTCTGTCCTGGCTTCTCCCTTCCCAATGCACAAGACTAAGGAATATTTATCTGTAGTGATGTATGGGAAAACTCAATCCAATATTCTTACAAAAAAAGTCAGCTATGCTATGATTCAAGGAATGCTCTGGATGGCCTCAAAAAACTCTGTAAAAGGCTTCTGGAAAAAGCGTTTTGGAGAAGTACCTGACAATTTTGGCTGTCCCTTTGAACGGCATACAGATAAAACACATCCTGCCATTGTCTCCTGTAGTAATTTCGTCTTTAAAAAGCCTGATGATTGGAACGAGAATATTCACCAGAATGGCTACTGGTTTGTCGAAGAGGCTATTGACTACAGTCCATCCGATGAGCTTGCAGCTTTCTTAAGTACGGGTGAAAAACCTGTATACATTGGATTTGGAAGTATGACTTCCATAGAAAAGCATGATGGACTGGCAGAAATGGCAGCGGAGGCCATTATAAAAAGCGGCAAGCGTGGTATAATCTGCGGTATGGGTAAACCGGCAAATCTTCCGAAAAACATCATTGCAATTGACAGCATTCCTCACTCATGGCTATTTGAGAGAGTTTCAGCGGTATGCCATCATGGTGGAGCAGGTACAACCGCGGCTGGATTTAAAGCAGGAATTCCCAGCATTGTTATACCTTTTTCCAATGATCAGTTTGCATGGGCTCATAGAGCTTATGATTTAGGGGTTGCTGCAAAACCCATTCCCAAAAAGGAATTGTCTGCAGATAAGCTTGCCGATGCAATCAGCTTTGCCTTAACTGATAAAATCGTTGCAAATGCTAAAGCCCTCGGCAAAAACATTGCTGCTGAAAACGGAGCTATGGAATGTGCAGAAATCATTGTAAATTGTCTTGAAAGGTAA
- a CDS encoding TetR/AcrR family transcriptional regulator, whose amino-acid sequence MKKQPEITAQTRQNLVDAFWSLYCENRIEKITVREITQKAGYNRGTFYEYFTDVYDVLENIENSLIPTLDELPPLSTPTGTMGMPLDMFLKLYERNSKYYSVLLGDNGDPAFASKLKNSIKPTIMEVFADKSNVDLMELDYIMEYTLSAMIGIMSYWFKQTETLTSEKLFELIYRLMEEGVMKQLPV is encoded by the coding sequence ATGAAGAAACAACCAGAAATCACTGCACAGACCAGACAAAACCTGGTTGATGCATTTTGGTCTCTTTACTGTGAGAATAGGATTGAAAAGATTACAGTAAGGGAAATAACCCAGAAAGCAGGATACAATAGAGGAACGTTCTATGAATACTTTACTGATGTGTATGATGTGCTGGAAAACATAGAGAATTCCTTGATTCCGACGCTTGATGAGCTTCCACCGCTTTCAACACCCACAGGAACAATGGGAATGCCATTGGATATGTTTCTAAAGCTTTATGAAAGAAATAGCAAGTATTATTCTGTATTGCTTGGAGACAATGGGGACCCTGCATTTGCAAGCAAACTAAAAAACTCAATCAAGCCAACTATAATGGAAGTGTTTGCTGATAAGTCAAATGTTGATCTGATGGAACTGGACTATATAATGGAATATACGCTTTCAGCTATGATTGGTATTATGAGCTATTGGTTTAAACAAACGGAGACTCTGACAAGTGAAAAATTGTTTGAATTGATATACCGATTGATGGAGGAGGGGGTAATGAAGCAGCTCCCAGTGTAA